CTTGGGCACAGCAGATCGGCTCCTATACAAGCACCGCTGTACAGGCCATTCTTAGTGCGCATAAAGTGGAGCAGCAAGGTTACAGAAGCTGTATGGCCCTTCTGAAGCTTGCCGACAAACACGGTGTTGGTCGACTCGAAGCAGCGTGCGTCAGAGCGCTATCGTACACGCCAAGGCCAAGCTTTCAAAGTATCAAAACCATTCTGGCAACCGGGCAGGATCGCCTTGAGGTTGGGACACCGAGTGAGAGCCAGACTACTTCCTCCTCCGAGAACCACAGCTTTGTCCGCGGTGCGGACTACTACGGGAGGGGCTAAGCCATGGTAAATGAACCTACCGTACGCAAGCTACATGAGATGCGCCTCGCCGCCATGGCA
This genomic interval from Paenibacillus antri contains the following:
- a CDS encoding Mu transposase domain-containing protein codes for the protein MAVWKTATVQFNYHISVEKMHYSVPYEYIKHRVDVRMTRSTIEVFYQNHRICSHPRLHGKPGQYSTVEAHMPENHKQFVQWNAQRFITWAQQIGSYTSTAVQAILSAHKVEQQGYRSCMALLKLADKHGVGRLEAACVRALSYTPRPSFQSIKTILATGQDRLEVGTPSESQTTSSSENHSFVRGADYYGRG